The sequence TCgtcgcaagttactaacttgcgaCTTGCGATCGCTATTTATAACTTGACTTGCGTCAGTGTCACGCAATGCCATTCATGTCGCCATCGCGTCCTTCATGTAATTGATAATGAAGCTAACTCGGaggttataagtcgcgatcgcaagttttagagtagttttcaaatgatcgtcgaaagtaattacgtgattgcgattgctgtgcttagtgattggcttaaaagagtcgcgtcagtttttcagccaatgagacgcaaaaccaaaaccaatcgcggcttgtacgcgtgatttttcccgcgcttcgagcgagttacaggtgattgctaggaattgtgattggttcatcgcgctgtttgttcctgttgtgattggtcggagtaattgctttggttttggtttttcgagagtcatttgaaaaccgctctaagttgcgatcgcaagttacgcCATCGCAAGTTAGTCTTGCGAGGAGAAAATCGGTGTGtcccttatgagccaccgtTAAGTTCGCCGCTGAGTTTGTTGTCTTAAATTTTTTAAGGCCGCAGTACAAAGATACAAGTTCAGTAAAAATGATGAGCACAGGTGTTTCGCAACGATATGAAATAATTTGCATATATTCTTGAATaatttttgtcttaaataaAAGGCTTTGATTTGTAGGAAATGAACATAAATTGCCGGAATACAGTTCTAAGTCTGATTTCAATAAGGAAACAACTGACTGATTTGGTCTTGCGATTTCTGCATGAGTGATTTAAAGATAGGGGAaaattttgtaaacaaaatttACACCAGCGAGGCACTGACTATCAGATAATGATACGTTGCAAGCAAAGAGCACTCAGCCTTCCATCGACGTCACACCAGGTTGTctgcttttttgtcttttatctttattttcGTCTGGCAGCATGGTTGTTTAATGTTTTCAACTGATAACAATTCATTTGGAACTGATTTTGTTGGATATAATGTGCAACTGACTCAGAGATTAGCCAAGAATCATGGAGACCAAAGAACAGGTTGAATTACTCAGTTTTTTCACCAGTTAAATTCTTCACGGGATAATTTGCGGCACAATTCACATtttgaagaaatgaagaatgacaatgaaataaattgcaAGACGAAATATATAGTTAGTTGAATCCTGAATATCACTTATAGAGATATTAAAACAAGAAGGGCGAGACCTGGACGAGAAATTTGTCTAAAAGTGATTATCCAAGATATACTTTAGACGAAAACCTCTTtgaaaatggaaattgaaaAGCTCCTTCATACACTTTGACGACAGCGCATTTAATGATTTCATGATGATTGTTCTTGCCTTTCAGTTTTTTCATTGTTTGCCTTTCCGGCCTCTCCGTGGATTTTGCGCTCTTTACGAAAATTTAAAACTACAAACTGTTAAACGATAAAGTAAGAAAAGGAATTCAAAGCCGAGCTTATGCTCAATTTCTGACCTCTGAATTAGGTTGACGGTGGAAAAAGAATGTTACTTGACTCAGAGCGGATGTACAGTCATCCAAGCAAGCGTTACAAGCTGACAGTAGTGGGAGATGAACAATGTGGGAAAACAAGTTTGCTTAATGCACTTGTCAAGAGTGACTTTGAGGTAAGTTAAAACCTGAAGAACTTTGATTAGTTTCTTGTTTATTTCAGTGATTGTAAGGATACAAATTCGTTTTCCCTGACTTAGTTTTTTACACTTAGATCAAAAACTAATGCAATCGTAGCCCACAATTATAGCCTCCCACTAAAAATTTTTGGACTAATTTAATGCGTTCTTGTGGGAGTAAGTtaaattaatttctagtttctaaagaaactgtggtgctgtgtcggtgggagagatcaaaacaaaaatttggttctatcaaacgagttgataaaggttgaattaccaccgtgaaagatttagaaagctgacgtttcgagcgttagcccttcgtcttcgctctgacgaagggctaacgctcgaaacgtcagctttctaaatctttcacggtggtaattcaacctttatcaactcgtttgataaaaccaaatttaagtTAAATTAAAACAGTTATGACAGCTACTGCAACGTTAACGAAGATGTCGCTTCAGAATAGAACTTTAATTTCTTTGAAGTGAGTTGAGtgtttttgcgattattccggCCACGTTGTACGAAATGGGTGAAGCATTTTTTCACTTCTGTGGTGCAAACGGTTTTCATTTAAAGACAGAGAATGAAGGATTTACCGCTGCAGGTTCGTTTTGCCTGCAGAACCTCAAATTCTGCATTTGGCAGATTACGGTCAAAGAAATGTATttaaaagcgtgctgcacgtgcggcatgatTATtgttcttcattcaaccaatcatgttaCTTATTCGTGGCGTTGTCGTCGCCATTACCGTCGTCGTTTCCAAAATAGATCAAATAGGTCTAAGTTCACATGTAGTTGAAGGTGGGTCCGTAAATTTTTCCAGTGGGGCCGTACTATGTTTCAAGAGTGTTACATGCAATTATTGTAAAACTCTGTTACAGGCGCTGGCATATATTCTTCATAACTAATTGATCGCagtcacaaaataaaaaaaaatcatgtagCGCAGTTTGTTACAAGGTAGTCCATATCAATCTTTGCAGGCGGAGGAATCTTGCGTATTTGACGAATGCGTTGCGGACATCATAACACAAGGCAGTCGACTAGAGCTTATGTTGTGGGAGATTTCTGGTAAGGAAAAAGGAAACACATTCATTCGGTTACCGCTGTTTGCTATTTCAAAGAATGATTCCTCGACAAATTGCATATATCTTTTCTCCCTTCGTGTGGTACTACTATAAAAATCTCCTTTCCATTTGAGCCTAGCATTGCATGTGCATTCATGTTTTGACATTGCATTCAGGACTGGATGATTACGAAAGCATAAGAAGAGAATTGTACAGAGACTCTGACGTAATACTTGTATGCTTCGACATTGGTCAACCTTTATCGTTACAAAGCGTAATCAACAAGGTAAGATAAATAATCTGAGACAGTTCTTGTTTACAAGATTAATTATTTGAAACACTTCTTCCACCGGAAAAGTAAGAAGTACCTCAAAAACCGTATTCgagttgaaagaaaattaaaagccCTAGTTTCTGATTGATGTCATCGTTAGGACATTTGCTATGAGGATAAGATCTCATTCAGTTTACGATTTATACCAATTGATCGGCTTACTGtggtttgcgaaacgaaacaaaaccagtctaaagaaattgtaaaacaagtgatttacacaatatatatttcaatgaaaatcatttataaaaaaaatatactaGATATAACTCGCACAATGGAGAATGGGCTTCCGTTTTCAACGCGTTATTCAagacccgacgcgtttcggcATTTGCCTTCCTCAGGGCCCTTAAAACATTCAATTGTTATAGAGTTTTAATTGGGTAATTATGACGTAGTACAATGCGTGTTGCTTAATTAGATGTTGAGTAGAAAGTTTTGTAAACAATTATTAGTATTTCTAATAGGTTAAGAATTTACTACCTTCATAACGAATGCTTTAAACAATTTATGTATCCAAAACTTTAAAAAGACTCTTGTGTTAAGACTTTATCCAGTTCTTTTGTTTCGTCCGTACGGCTGAATGGGGTTTAATGTTCTTTGCCAGAAAATCTCTCTTTCTCGAaggacttttttctttttgtcagtCTCTAAATGATCTTTTTTGATCTGTTCTATGATGGTAATGGTAACATTATTGTCAAAGTCGTGAGTTCGTGTGTTATGTAAAACGTGTTCAGTGAGTTCGTAGCAGCTCTCACTCGCCTTTTAGTGTGGTTTCTGTGATTGCTTAACCGTAGATGAAATGCTGTTTCATTTTTGGCAATGTATTGAAGGTTGCACTCGATTATGTAAATGCGTTattgtagcctttgcaaaatggccaattttcaaaatgatgtcatttctcgaatactaagtgttttttgcatataataactGTAATGCAAAGGAgtgtcgtttttttttaatccttttgCTCATAAAACATCTTTTATGCGTGTTTAGGGTcatttttgcattattttttatcCTCGAAATTCAGCCACAAGATAGGTCAGTTTTAATGATTTTGCCTtactgtagcctttgcaaaatggccaattttgccactttCTAAAAGCgtgtcattcttcgaatattaagtTAAATTTTTGCATTTGAGCGTTTTTTACTTAGAATAACTAtcatgtgattgtagagtcgtttctTGTACCTTAAAGGCCAACCCCAAAATAAACCATTTTTTAccattttgccacttttcaaaatcgcgTCATAATGTTAAATATTAAATGTGTTTTTAAGCCCGCGATTTTCGTATAGAATGACTGTAACGTGATCGGAGTaattttttgtatatttttagcTCTTTAAATATCCGACTCAAAATGAACCTTTTTTGATCACTTTGCGTTACTATggcccttgcaaaatggccaattttgccacttttcaacgTCGAGTCACTTTTTTAATATTAAGTgtgtttttgagtttttttctgcgcagaacaactctaatgaaaGGGTGCTTTCTgtatgtttttggtattttgagGCTCAGTCCCAGTATCGACAATTTTGCTTTGCagaatggccatttttgccacctttTAAAAATTGTGCCATTTTTGGAGTGTGAGGTGTTTTTCCCGGCTGTTTTCTGGCATGGTGCAACTCTAATGTTGTTCTTGCTCTTTTGTCTTTGATCTTCATAGTGACAAAGATTTTATAGGTGGGAACCAGGTTGTGGCCGAtctttttttatgcaaataatgtgTTTTGGGTTCTCTTTTTTGCACAGGAACAGGTTTCCTAAACAGGTCATTTTTGACAATGTTACCTaactaaagcctttgcaaaatggcttcTTTTCTTAACATTAAATGTATTTGTAAGCCGTTTTCCTAGAGAACATCTCTTTTCATTTTCGCGtgttttcaaaatcttgtcatttctcgaatatttggtattttttagtGTCGTTTGCATTAAGAATATAACATGGTTCTGTAATTCATAAATATCCAGTGACTTAGCCAACAACAGAGTCATATCCAGGGCCGTagcgtgagattttgaaggtgtacgCACACGCAGCTTAGGAGAATCGGGGGGTGTTTCCTGGCGACATTTTCCAAAGAAcatttcaataaattaaaaaaatgcaaaatacaaggTCAAGTAACGACAGTCTTGATCACTTTTCCAGATAAGAAATATATCATCTATAAAGCGTGCCCAGATTATTACATGGTTTGCCCACATTGTTTGGTACACGAATCTTTCACCAAGTCCTTCATGTATACGTTTGCAAAGTTGGGTGCGACTATAATTACTCTGAGTCCCACATCTGTTCCTTTGATTTGAATGTATTGTTCATTACGAAAGCTGAAATTGCTGACTTTGAGAACTTCATCGAGGAGACATGATAATGTTTTCTATGATGGCTTATTCTGGTTTGTTTTGCCTATCTGTTCCTGCAGAATAGTGATCCCTTCGTCGGTGTCTATCTTCGTGTATAGGCTTGATACGTCCATTGTTGCTGTGTCTTGCATGTATATATAACGGTAGCTTTTCCGCTATAGGTCTCAAAAACTCGTCCACATACGCTGATAACTTTTCCGTGTGGTTGTTTACGGATACTACTGTTCTACCTGGATTGTTTACTTTATATAGagtatatatttaacaattattcctcgagcccgaatgggctatgagtcaatagcccatgaggccgaaggccgaatgggctattgattcagagcccatgagggcgagaggaataattgttttagtaaaatccaactagttggtcaaaaaaatatcgagacaaaacatctttcgctagttaaagccattattttggttttcaaggccggcgcttttcgctactaacgggctataacatatagcctactagtagctcaaccaatcagaacgcagtattggtaatagaccactagttggatttgactaaatatatatagtttacgtTATACAAAGTGCGTCGTACGGGGTTGTattcacgagttgtttgtgtgaaaacccgaacgagcgaggtacgagcgagttagggcttttgacacaaaagaCGAGTGaatataaccccgtacaaagcaatttctatgacgtgagctgttcaTGACACGTAAGACGAGAATTTTCGTTGAAATAGTTTTcttaacacaaattaaaaacaaaaactcacgcacttggagcagaaagtTGGCGATTAACACGTCGTCGACGTCTCTAGCaccaatattattttcaatctctctcagctcgttccttgaaaccaaattttttttgagcaacgagatatctctctgtgatttgctcgacgtgttcttgttttcttttcacttctgggcagcaaccaactgacacaaatttagagctttcctccgccttcgcaggaaaatttgaaggaggcgccgaTATAAAAGCCGCCAAATCTGAAAAGCTATTTGAATGATTTGAAtataaacgatgcacgattctgattggctagcaaatgCCTTtgcgctatcgttgattggttatacgtccacgtatgaaaacagctgtacgccattctgattgactgtataggcttttttcataAGTGAAAATAAAGCATAAaaatttctacaaatgagctttatgaaatgaaattctcgtgttacgtgtaataaatatatgtatatataattcTTACACCGCTGGATCTCTCAAGAAAACTCTCTTCCGATCATTCCAGCATCGACATTTTCTACCGTAAAAAGGAGAATAGCATGAAATTGTGGGCGCCACGCAAATGGCAGTAGTCCTTTCCTGCTGAGGAAGAATGCTTGACGCTTTCAATTTCCGGTCACATGTTTCCTTTAAATGAGGCACAGGCTTACCAACACTTGAATAAGAAATCGTTTAGTAAGGGTCAATAATCGATAACAAGGTTAACAACATAGGTTATGTTTCAATGTTTTTTGGTCTATTTTCGGTTTCATATCGTTCGGTTTGGTTTCGTTGGTTTGGTTTCGCGAACTACAGTAAGCCCAATGGATCTCAGTTAGTGTGTAATCATTTTATTCATTGATTTAAAAGTGGGTCCCTGAAATAAATGACGCATGCCCAGGAATACCTTACTTGCTGATTGGCTGCAAGAATGACCTGCGCTCTGACACTGCGCTTCAATATTACCTGACAGTACCACGACAAGAAGAGAGCATCAGCAGAGGCAAGGTACATTACCATACCTATTACATGACAGCACATATAGGGATACATTACAACGTCTGTTACATGACCATATCAGTCGAATGTCCTCCTCAAAATGTGGCAAGCCGGTTTTTCGTGAGAAGACACGTGGATTTCACTTCTTGTCTTCGCCCCGCACTCTATCAAAACGTTTTACATAGGCTCGATTTATTGAgtttttattttgattgttgTCAAGCAGACGTcatgacttatttttattttgagttGAGCGATTTTATTCTTAAAGTGCGTAAGAAAGGTATTCATTAA is a genomic window of Acropora muricata isolate sample 2 chromosome 8, ASM3666990v1, whole genome shotgun sequence containing:
- the LOC136924569 gene encoding uncharacterized protein isoform X1 — its product is MLSRRRNTLPVILEPTLDHEHLTSLLEEETYRRHSSDDSVLLDQVDGGKRMLLDSERMYSHPSKRYKLTVVGDEQCGKTSLLNALVKSDFEAEESCVFDECVADIITQGSRLELMLWEISGLDDYESIRRELYRDSDVILVCFDIGQPLSLQSVINKWVPEINDACPGIPYLLIGCKNDLRSDTALQYYLTVPRQEESISRGKALDVAHSTMARDYIECCAKTRWNVKEVFKSAADAILFKNDDKVDEIKSQSVLKKFSWFSRRSSGSDIADCNTIPRSPSANRRLSLFSTS
- the LOC136924569 gene encoding uncharacterized protein isoform X2, with the translated sequence MLLDSERMYSHPSKRYKLTVVGDEQCGKTSLLNALVKSDFEAEESCVFDECVADIITQGSRLELMLWEISGLDDYESIRRELYRDSDVILVCFDIGQPLSLQSVINKWVPEINDACPGIPYLLIGCKNDLRSDTALQYYLTVPRQEESISRGKALDVAHSTMARDYIECCAKTRWNVKEVFKSAADAILFKNDDKVDEIKSQSVLKKFSWFSRRSSGSDIADCNTIPRSPSANRRLSLFSTS